In one window of Catalinimonas alkaloidigena DNA:
- a CDS encoding sensor histidine kinase has protein sequence MSTYTHRFTHFFSADRLKVLSKNWGEPQTVAHIRRTELSLGILFLVTQLVRSYQKALDAHQSLFQKVLIEAPEQVDFYLSRYSYFWNGFLPALFFWVTLMGAWWAMHYYIVPTLVERQHAYRAFLVATGVVGWLLLGTAASALFDKNAYWNDQQLSVEVWDVTFFQALDRIAIILVTVVLYELIAQLLYGLHRLVGRRTKKESRRNMFQQLIAALFFWAGLLLAFLGDMPLLPPLAIGLIAFSLPAWFLCYLILLYGILPRVEIEQRWLWLVIYCLPITLLINFLGAVFFSEVNDVHSNLAAIWMLHWAVSVSVVVVIAWLAYGRRLEQLALMQEVAQGSAELSSLKAQLNPHFLFNALNTLYASAIQEESERTAEGIQKLGDMMRFMLHDNEQDRVTLARELEYLNHYIELQKLRIGEHPQIDIQLQLPETECHEPIAPMLLMPFVENAFKHGISLQRPSWIYVELTCAPKCIRLIVQNSCHERCKADDPARMDPEREASGVGLDNVKKRLQLLYPDRHTLDIHQTRREFSVHLELRTK, from the coding sequence ATGTCTACGTATACCCATCGCTTCACGCACTTCTTTTCGGCCGATCGGCTGAAAGTTCTTTCCAAAAACTGGGGAGAGCCGCAAACCGTGGCCCACATCCGGCGCACGGAACTGAGTCTGGGCATTTTGTTCCTGGTCACCCAGTTGGTGCGTTCGTACCAGAAAGCCCTGGATGCCCACCAGTCGCTGTTTCAGAAAGTGCTGATCGAAGCACCCGAACAGGTCGATTTTTACCTGAGTCGTTACAGTTATTTCTGGAACGGCTTTTTGCCCGCACTTTTTTTCTGGGTCACCCTGATGGGGGCGTGGTGGGCCATGCATTACTACATCGTGCCGACCCTGGTCGAACGCCAACACGCCTACCGGGCATTTCTGGTGGCGACGGGCGTGGTGGGGTGGCTGCTGCTGGGTACGGCTGCCAGTGCGCTGTTTGATAAAAATGCGTACTGGAACGATCAGCAACTGTCTGTGGAAGTGTGGGATGTGACCTTTTTTCAGGCGCTAGACCGCATAGCGATCATCCTCGTGACGGTGGTGCTCTACGAACTGATCGCCCAACTCCTCTACGGGCTGCATCGGCTGGTGGGGCGCCGTACCAAGAAGGAGTCCCGCCGCAACATGTTTCAGCAGCTCATCGCAGCGTTGTTCTTCTGGGCCGGCTTGCTGTTGGCTTTCCTGGGCGACATGCCCCTGTTGCCGCCGCTCGCCATCGGGTTGATTGCGTTTTCGTTACCGGCCTGGTTCCTTTGCTACCTGATTCTTCTGTACGGCATCTTGCCGCGCGTCGAAATTGAACAGCGGTGGCTGTGGCTGGTGATCTACTGCCTGCCCATCACGCTACTGATCAACTTCCTGGGGGCCGTCTTTTTCTCGGAGGTCAACGACGTCCACAGCAACCTGGCGGCCATCTGGATGCTGCACTGGGCCGTGTCGGTGTCGGTCGTGGTGGTGATCGCCTGGCTGGCGTACGGGCGGCGGCTCGAACAACTGGCCCTGATGCAGGAAGTGGCGCAGGGCTCTGCGGAGTTGTCTTCGCTGAAAGCACAACTTAATCCGCATTTTCTGTTCAATGCGCTCAACACCCTCTACGCCTCCGCCATTCAGGAAGAGAGCGAACGGACGGCCGAAGGCATTCAGAAGCTGGGCGACATGATGCGCTTCATGCTGCACGACAACGAACAAGACCGCGTGACGCTGGCCCGCGAACTGGAATACCTCAACCACTACATCGAGTTGCAAAAACTACGAATCGGCGAACATCCGCAAATCGACATCCAGTTGCAGTTGCCCGAAACGGAGTGCCACGAACCGATTGCCCCGATGCTGCTGATGCCCTTCGTCGAAAACGCGTTCAAACACGGCATCAGCCTGCAACGCCCTTCGTGGATCTATGTGGAGCTGACCTGCGCGCCCAAATGCATCCGGTTGATCGTACAGAACAGTTGCCACGAACGGTGCAAAGCGGACGATCCGGCCCGGATGGACCCCGAACGCGAAGCCTCGGGGGTAGGACTGGACAACGTAAAAAAACGTTTGCAACTGCTCTATCCTGACCGGCATACGCTCGACATTCACCAGACACGACGGGAATTTTCCGTCCACCTCGAACTGCGCACCAAATGA
- a CDS encoding dihydrofolate reductase family protein, with the protein MKTQYYTATSINGYIADGNHSLEWLFQFGEIDSMKDHYPQFFGNVGAMAMGSTTYEWVYAYENLREHPEKWSYNVPTWVFSRRELPTVPGADIRFVQGDVTPIHAEMVRAAQGKNVWIVGGGDLAGQFHDQGLLDELIISIASVMLDGGAPLLPRRITTPPLQLIDVQQHGSAFAILTYAVSKTA; encoded by the coding sequence ATGAAAACCCAATACTACACCGCGACCAGCATTAACGGTTACATCGCCGACGGCAACCATTCGCTCGAATGGCTCTTTCAGTTCGGCGAGATCGACAGCATGAAAGACCACTACCCGCAGTTTTTCGGCAACGTGGGCGCAATGGCCATGGGTTCTACGACCTACGAATGGGTCTATGCGTACGAGAATTTGCGCGAGCATCCGGAAAAGTGGTCTTACAACGTGCCGACCTGGGTATTCAGCCGTCGGGAATTGCCCACCGTCCCCGGGGCGGACATCCGCTTTGTGCAGGGCGACGTAACGCCGATTCACGCCGAAATGGTCAGGGCCGCACAGGGCAAAAACGTATGGATTGTGGGCGGGGGCGATCTGGCCGGTCAGTTTCACGACCAGGGCCTGCTGGACGAGCTCATTATCAGCATTGCGTCCGTCATGCTGGACGGCGGTGCTCCTCTGTTGCCGCGTCGCATCACCACACCGCCGCTTCAACTCATTGACGTTCAACAGCACGGAAGCGCCTTTGCGATCTTAACGTACGCGGTTTCTAAAACGGCCTGA
- a CDS encoding NIPSNAP family protein — translation MHRHSIFSLALGLIFSLFATTALSAPPKSEFYELKVYHFKDATQEKSIDQFLKDSYLPALHRAGIAHVGVFKPLANDTATDKRVYVLIPFQSLDKFAALPQTLNKDKAFQNSGQAYLSAAYNQPPYQRMESILMRAFTGMPQMALPQLTSATQQRVYELRSYEGPTEKLYANKVDMFNKGDEVGLFKRLGFNAVFYAEVLAGSHMPNLMYMTTFENMEERDKHWKAFGEDPAWVKLKSMPEYQNNVSHADIFMLRPTAYSDI, via the coding sequence ATGCACCGCCACTCCATTTTTTCGCTGGCACTTGGTCTTATTTTTTCGCTGTTTGCCACCACCGCACTGAGCGCTCCCCCCAAATCGGAGTTCTACGAACTGAAAGTGTATCACTTCAAAGATGCCACTCAGGAAAAGAGCATCGATCAGTTTCTGAAAGATTCTTACCTGCCTGCCCTGCATCGCGCCGGCATTGCCCACGTGGGGGTATTCAAACCCCTGGCGAACGATACGGCCACCGACAAGCGGGTCTACGTGCTGATTCCGTTTCAGTCGCTCGACAAGTTTGCGGCGTTGCCCCAAACCCTGAACAAAGACAAGGCTTTTCAGAACAGCGGGCAGGCGTACCTGAGCGCTGCATACAACCAACCGCCGTACCAGCGCATGGAGTCGATTCTGATGCGCGCCTTTACGGGCATGCCCCAGATGGCACTGCCGCAACTGACGTCGGCGACGCAGCAACGTGTTTATGAACTTCGCAGCTACGAAGGCCCGACCGAAAAGCTGTATGCCAACAAAGTGGACATGTTCAACAAGGGCGACGAAGTGGGTCTGTTCAAGCGCCTGGGCTTCAACGCGGTGTTTTACGCCGAAGTGCTGGCAGGCAGCCACATGCCCAACCTGATGTACATGACGACGTTCGAAAATATGGAAGAGCGGGACAAACACTGGAAAGCCTTCGGGGAAGATCCGGCCTGGGTTAAATTGAAGTCCATGCCCGAGTACCAGAACAACGTTTCGCACGCGGACATTTTTATGCTGCGCCCGACCGCTTACTCGGACATTTAG